The Corallococcus exiguus genome includes a region encoding these proteins:
- a CDS encoding DUF3817 domain-containing protein, translating into MNALRQLRWVAFLEGMSFLGLLFIAMPVKYLFAQPLAVRITGSVHGLLFLLFVSSLFRAASEHGWTARRSLAVFGASLVPFGNFVLDRSLRREEREQVRSRSADELTPD; encoded by the coding sequence ATGAATGCGCTGAGACAGCTGCGGTGGGTGGCCTTCCTGGAGGGGATGTCCTTCCTGGGATTGCTCTTCATCGCGATGCCGGTGAAGTACCTGTTCGCTCAACCCCTGGCGGTGCGGATCACAGGCAGCGTCCACGGGCTGTTGTTCCTGCTCTTCGTGTCCTCACTGTTCCGCGCGGCATCCGAACACGGCTGGACGGCGCGCCGTTCGCTCGCGGTGTTCGGCGCGTCGCTGGTGCCGTTCGGGAACTTCGTGCTGGACCGCTCGCTGCGGCGGGAGGAGCGGGAGCAGGTGCGAAGCCGCTCCGCCGATGAACTCACTCCCGATTGA
- a CDS encoding MBL fold metallo-hydrolase, which yields MKSSLLALCLCVAGFATGCATSSHGVQKSALGVTRPADALLAELDVPGPVELETVTSCDWSVNRSGLINLDHPTAKAAHLEDGDEPVQVFFHAIRHPTKGMYIVDTGVETALRDAPDRAALGGIVTSAMHMEKMTVLAPLGEWLAKQPQPLSGVFLTHLHPDHISGMADAPAGTPVYTGPGEAGLRAFRNLVVQGATDRALEGKPALSEWNYTADPKGLFDGAVDVFGDGSVWALWVPGHTPGSTAYLVRSTKGPVLLLGDASHTRWGWEHDVEPGSFTDDGPRGVESFKKLRAFVAAHPAVEVRFGHQH from the coding sequence ATGAAGTCCTCCCTGCTCGCGCTCTGCCTCTGTGTCGCTGGGTTCGCCACCGGCTGCGCCACGTCCTCGCACGGCGTCCAGAAGTCCGCGCTCGGCGTGACGCGGCCGGCGGACGCGCTGCTCGCGGAGCTGGACGTGCCCGGGCCGGTGGAGTTGGAGACCGTCACCTCGTGCGACTGGTCCGTGAATCGCAGCGGCCTCATCAACCTGGACCACCCGACGGCGAAGGCGGCGCACCTGGAGGACGGGGACGAGCCCGTGCAGGTCTTCTTCCACGCGATTCGTCATCCCACGAAGGGCATGTACATCGTGGACACCGGGGTGGAGACGGCGCTGCGGGACGCGCCGGACCGCGCGGCGCTGGGCGGCATCGTCACGAGCGCGATGCACATGGAGAAGATGACGGTGCTGGCGCCGCTGGGCGAGTGGCTGGCGAAGCAGCCCCAGCCGCTCTCTGGCGTCTTCCTCACGCACCTGCACCCGGACCACATCAGCGGCATGGCGGACGCACCGGCGGGGACGCCCGTGTACACCGGCCCGGGTGAGGCGGGCCTCCGCGCCTTCCGGAACCTGGTGGTGCAGGGCGCCACGGACCGCGCGCTGGAGGGCAAGCCGGCGCTGTCGGAGTGGAACTACACGGCCGACCCGAAGGGCCTCTTCGACGGCGCGGTGGACGTCTTCGGGGACGGCTCCGTGTGGGCGCTCTGGGTGCCGGGGCACACGCCGGGCAGCACCGCGTACCTCGTGCGCTCCACGAAGGGGCCGGTGCTGCTGTTGGGCGACGCCAGCCACACGCGCTGGGGCTGGGAGCACGACGTGGAGCCGGGCTCCTTCACGGACGACGGGCCCCGGGGCGTGGAGAGCTTCAAGAAGCTGCGCGCCTTTGTCGCGGCGCACCCGGCGGTGGAGGTGCGCTTCGGCCACCAGCACTGA
- a CDS encoding MarR family winged helix-turn-helix transcriptional regulator, whose amino-acid sequence MSKIDPAKIWSLNYNLLMSVISGVSPDIAGLGLDTKELFVLTQVEEHPYPAELAATLSMPKPTVTVYVKRLEAAGFLRREIDAEDLRRHRLQVTPAGRKVAAKGLAMLSEAFGARLGRLSAAEQTELRSLLEKLS is encoded by the coding sequence ATGTCGAAGATCGACCCGGCGAAGATCTGGTCGCTGAACTACAACCTGCTGATGTCGGTCATCTCCGGTGTCTCCCCCGACATCGCCGGGCTGGGGTTGGACACGAAGGAGCTGTTCGTGCTGACGCAGGTGGAGGAGCACCCCTACCCGGCCGAGCTGGCGGCGACGCTGAGCATGCCGAAGCCGACGGTGACGGTGTACGTGAAGCGGCTGGAGGCGGCGGGCTTCCTGCGCCGGGAGATTGACGCCGAGGACCTGCGACGGCACCGGCTGCAGGTCACCCCGGCGGGTCGCAAGGTGGCGGCGAAGGGGCTCGCGATGCTGTCGGAGGCGTTCGGCGCGCGGCTCGGTCGCTTGAGTGCGGCGGAGCAGACCGAGCTCCGGAGCCTGCTCGAGAAGCTGAGCTGA
- a CDS encoding GlxA family transcriptional regulator: MHTVAIVALDGVVPFDLSIPTEVFRHVRLPFGGPGYQVRVCGLTPEVHAGAFRVKTHYGLGALARADTIILPGITDVSGPVPPRLVKVLRAAAGRGTRIASICSGAFLLAATGLLDGLRATTHWMATEELARRFPSIQVDPNVLYVDNGQFLTSAGAAAGLDLCLHMVRRDHGAAVAADAARLAVMPLERDGGQSQFITHVPPAPEGASLEPLLHWMEDHLDRPLTLPALARKAAMSERTLSRRFREQTGTTPLQWLLHARVRRAQYLLETTEQSVEAVAEEVGFGSPTSFREHFQRFVTTSPLAYRRAFRGAERLSAGGRSAPPPPGAPRQRRAAS, from the coding sequence ATGCACACCGTGGCAATCGTCGCGCTGGACGGAGTGGTGCCCTTCGACCTCTCGATTCCCACCGAGGTCTTCCGCCATGTGCGGCTGCCCTTCGGCGGCCCCGGCTATCAGGTCCGCGTCTGCGGACTGACGCCGGAAGTCCACGCGGGCGCGTTCCGGGTGAAGACCCACTATGGCCTGGGCGCCCTGGCGCGCGCGGACACCATCATCCTGCCCGGCATCACGGATGTCTCCGGGCCCGTGCCGCCCAGGCTCGTGAAGGTCCTCCGCGCGGCCGCGGGCCGGGGCACGCGCATCGCGTCCATCTGCTCGGGAGCGTTCCTCCTGGCCGCGACAGGGCTGCTCGATGGGCTGCGCGCGACCACGCACTGGATGGCCACGGAGGAGCTGGCCCGGCGCTTCCCGTCCATCCAGGTGGATCCGAATGTCCTCTACGTCGACAACGGCCAGTTCCTCACCTCCGCGGGCGCGGCGGCGGGGCTGGACCTCTGCCTGCACATGGTGCGGCGCGACCATGGCGCCGCGGTGGCGGCGGACGCTGCGCGGCTGGCCGTGATGCCGCTGGAGCGCGACGGCGGCCAGTCCCAGTTCATCACCCACGTGCCTCCCGCCCCCGAAGGCGCGTCGCTGGAGCCGCTCCTGCACTGGATGGAGGACCACCTGGACCGGCCACTGACGCTCCCAGCCCTCGCCCGGAAGGCGGCGATGAGCGAGCGCACCTTGAGCCGCCGCTTCCGGGAGCAGACCGGCACCACTCCTCTCCAGTGGCTCCTCCACGCCCGCGTGCGCCGCGCCCAGTACCTGCTGGAGACCACCGAGCAGTCCGTGGAGGCCGTCGCTGAAGAAGTGGGCTTCGGCTCGCCCACCTCTTTCCGCGAACACTTCCAGCGCTTCGTCACCACCAGCCCCCTCGCCTACCGCCGCGCGTTCCGGGGAGCAGAACGCCTCAGTGCTGGTGGCCGAAGCGCACCTCCACCGCCGGGTGCGCCGCGACAAAGGCGCGCAGCTTCTTGA